The proteins below come from a single Gordonia pseudamarae genomic window:
- a CDS encoding non-ribosomal peptide synthetase → MTVANLVEEIRRAPSREHAGGIADGDRPDRDDGRAVIPLNPIQTAYALGSHDGIELGGQATFVYCEVRYSYPVDEVVAAANAVLARHEVDGYVLDLDSGVLYREVCDQRPIRPALGGDGDRVRAQLMDQARASNETGPLIAGVVVEDADGARLLIYLNMIIADAGSVYVFLNEVDDMLDGRDLNPVMSIVEATQRVGSVHRARDRVRDLDYWREMSGRLPTRPDFGVTVAGTEQWEMTRRQFVVEHETLTRLESNALINKVSLSALLLAVNAAVVARWLNCSGLTVNVTVSERSALDARRPVIGDFTSSILVGVDVDGVTSVPQLSRSIGRSIDEGLAHRSIGGVEVMKSFLRGGGDQTAATAPIVFTSYVGGSGGERLRSRLDHVYSQTAQVCLDIQVMPRGDQLVISWDLVADYFPQAEAMFSRMMAAVAEVADGREILPLLDPVSELAISDYNNTRRPTTEHTVLSLVYESVRRFPGEVAVCLRSAGISYRYDELWRLSAEVAAELIRLGCRPGTNVIVEYTRHPDDVVNMLAVLQAGCVFVPVDAGLPANRRASIATTCDAFAEILTTGWRHNRCPEVVRADSIGGSQDNPIASHPDSLAYIIFTSGTTGHPKGVEITHRGCVNTLLDINERYAVTETDRIIGLSSLGFDLSIYDIFGTLAVGATLSMIADERDADEIIEVLAATEVTLWNSAPALLELLLLRVDDGVRFPSVRTVMLSGDRIAAGLPERAQMVFPAADIHSLGGATEGSIWSICYPLAADSLRHRIPYGYPMSNQGIHILGTDLSHCPIGVPGDIFISGLGVARGYCADPQRTAAAFLEIPGLGRAYRTGDVGVFNEERFVEFLGRSDRQVKIAGHRIELGEIESVLERSGLTESVIAVTASAAGETVLACLYVPVPGTDAHAEAVLAELEANLPRYMVPQRIVAVEEMPVTANGKLDGTAVQALVDATSTALPGRGMLAGRGAGADVAAADADTIERVEAIWDAVLAAPSLGRTESFFARGGDSLAFQRMLRRVQADFGIRLRFRDVIADPSIDRIASLLSTAGDHTAPEPAATTASPDSEIDDYGSDPGDPFPLTDMQMAYYIGRNSGFELGGVTEHYYAEFDSDVDIDRLEESLNLIIEHHPMLRAVFTEHATQRILAEVPRYRIAVDDLSRASIGDIENAIEAKRAELSHQVFDLEEWPLFSLSAIAAPHGRHRLFFSVDMIIGDGASQRIFLRDLELAYRGERLPDPDGDYRTYVLASRATSHARGTDPADLRAELDAIVDDFPAGNVLPKVCEAADLVAPTMRRLHTRLSREDTQRLSSAARNAEVSVSAVLLTLYACSLSLWSLDDAVGVNVTTYNRDSDVAPAEGVFGDFTGSVLLGFSELGTRNLKDLVQETQRRLIDHMEMGYSGVRLIGEISGRRGLWGQAVAPFVYTSLLFGRGDRAAEEVVSPSVLGDVVYAVSQTPQVLLDHQVLDTGGRLSIAWDFVEQVLDPVMMECVFAHFAATLDTIVADGTWTLAPVPVADVLRLKKQLGVGASATGDRPSAAIASGVLTVGDPEVIRQVCELAGRDLPTRIVDPDSNLFDLGLSSLRFVQLIQEVQRLAAIRIPLAQALNEPSPAAIARLVVEAGAGQADGPLTLLRAGSVELPVVMVHGGFGTIDIYRDLALALPNRYQVWGLDFRDFARVHPRCLSIEEIAASYVTTIDEALLGVDHIVLVGWSIGGTLAAEMARQIGSERASLVMLDSLAPGLHAEVGDFDVEAELRLVGPLVKSMTATADLPPASEASAGEVWEWVERSLDGIGDGQSAFVREIAARISPTLVEDLGIVGNGVSLTNFSTLRTLVAARNGYRPDGLLADSALFILPDDGEADNHADWADGLIGDLALVRVPGDHYSSVFGDRIAPTADAIAHYLATRRSRLDRTSADQAAGTVDLEAP, encoded by the coding sequence ATGACCGTTGCGAATCTGGTGGAGGAGATCCGGCGGGCGCCCAGCCGCGAACACGCAGGCGGCATTGCGGACGGTGATCGGCCGGATCGCGATGACGGCCGGGCGGTCATACCGCTCAATCCGATCCAGACGGCGTACGCGCTCGGCTCGCACGACGGCATCGAACTCGGCGGGCAGGCCACTTTCGTCTACTGCGAGGTGCGGTATTCGTACCCGGTCGACGAGGTGGTTGCGGCAGCCAACGCGGTGCTGGCCAGGCACGAAGTCGACGGGTATGTGCTCGACCTCGACTCCGGCGTCCTGTACCGGGAGGTTTGCGACCAGCGGCCCATCCGCCCGGCCCTCGGTGGCGACGGCGATCGGGTGCGTGCTCAACTGATGGATCAGGCGCGCGCCTCCAACGAGACAGGCCCACTGATCGCGGGCGTCGTCGTCGAGGACGCCGACGGTGCGCGCCTGCTGATCTACTTGAACATGATCATCGCGGACGCGGGTTCGGTCTACGTCTTCCTCAATGAGGTCGACGACATGCTGGACGGGCGTGACTTGAATCCGGTGATGTCGATAGTCGAGGCAACCCAGCGGGTGGGATCGGTGCACCGAGCCCGTGATCGCGTTCGCGACCTCGACTACTGGCGGGAAATGAGTGGCCGGCTGCCGACGCGACCCGACTTCGGGGTCACCGTGGCAGGTACGGAACAATGGGAGATGACGCGGAGACAATTCGTCGTCGAGCACGAGACCCTGACAAGGCTTGAAAGCAATGCCCTGATCAATAAGGTCTCACTATCGGCGCTCCTGCTGGCGGTCAACGCGGCGGTGGTCGCGCGTTGGTTGAACTGCTCAGGACTGACGGTGAACGTAACGGTGTCCGAGCGTAGCGCCCTCGATGCGCGGCGTCCGGTCATCGGCGACTTCACCTCCTCGATCCTGGTAGGTGTCGACGTCGACGGTGTGACATCGGTGCCACAGCTGAGCCGGTCCATCGGGCGGTCTATCGATGAGGGACTGGCGCACCGCAGCATCGGCGGAGTCGAAGTGATGAAGTCCTTTCTCCGGGGCGGTGGTGACCAGACCGCGGCGACCGCGCCCATCGTCTTCACCAGCTATGTCGGTGGATCCGGTGGTGAGCGCCTGCGATCGCGACTTGATCACGTCTATTCGCAGACGGCGCAGGTGTGTCTCGATATCCAGGTAATGCCGCGAGGCGACCAACTGGTGATCTCGTGGGACCTGGTCGCCGACTATTTCCCGCAGGCCGAAGCGATGTTCAGCCGAATGATGGCTGCGGTGGCCGAAGTGGCCGATGGTCGTGAGATCCTGCCGCTGCTCGACCCGGTCTCCGAACTCGCGATTTCCGACTACAACAACACCCGGCGGCCTACTACCGAACACACCGTGCTGTCGCTGGTGTATGAGTCGGTTCGTCGGTTCCCCGGCGAGGTAGCGGTCTGCCTGCGCTCGGCGGGCATCTCCTACCGGTACGACGAACTCTGGCGACTCTCGGCAGAGGTTGCGGCCGAGCTCATTCGGCTGGGATGCCGACCCGGAACCAACGTCATCGTGGAGTACACGCGCCATCCCGACGATGTGGTGAATATGCTGGCCGTGTTGCAGGCGGGCTGTGTCTTCGTGCCGGTCGATGCCGGCCTCCCGGCCAATCGGCGGGCATCAATCGCAACCACCTGCGATGCTTTCGCGGAGATACTGACCACCGGATGGCGACATAATCGATGTCCGGAAGTGGTGCGCGCTGATTCGATCGGCGGCTCACAGGACAATCCGATCGCGTCTCACCCGGATAGCCTGGCGTACATCATTTTCACGTCCGGTACCACCGGTCATCCCAAGGGTGTGGAGATCACTCACCGCGGGTGTGTCAATACATTGCTGGATATCAACGAGCGTTACGCGGTCACCGAGACGGACCGAATCATCGGATTGTCGTCACTCGGCTTCGACCTTTCCATATACGACATCTTCGGCACGCTGGCGGTCGGGGCGACGCTGTCGATGATCGCCGACGAGCGTGACGCGGACGAGATCATCGAGGTATTGGCCGCTACCGAGGTGACACTGTGGAACTCGGCACCGGCATTGCTCGAACTGCTCTTGCTGCGCGTCGACGACGGCGTACGGTTTCCCTCGGTCCGCACCGTCATGCTCAGTGGTGACCGGATCGCGGCAGGTCTGCCCGAGCGGGCGCAGATGGTATTCCCGGCGGCCGACATCCACAGCCTCGGCGGTGCCACGGAGGGTAGCATCTGGTCGATTTGCTACCCGCTTGCCGCTGACAGCCTTCGCCATCGGATTCCCTACGGATATCCCATGTCCAATCAGGGGATTCATATCCTCGGCACCGATCTGTCGCACTGCCCGATCGGGGTTCCGGGTGACATCTTCATTTCGGGTCTCGGTGTGGCACGGGGATACTGTGCCGACCCGCAGCGAACCGCTGCCGCATTCTTGGAGATTCCAGGATTGGGCCGGGCCTACCGCACTGGCGACGTCGGAGTGTTCAACGAGGAACGCTTTGTCGAGTTCCTCGGCCGCTCCGATCGACAGGTCAAGATTGCCGGCCATCGAATCGAACTGGGCGAGATCGAATCTGTACTCGAGCGCTCCGGTCTGACTGAATCGGTTATCGCGGTAACGGCTTCGGCTGCGGGCGAGACCGTTTTGGCGTGCTTGTACGTTCCGGTGCCGGGCACCGATGCGCATGCTGAGGCCGTGCTTGCCGAACTTGAGGCGAACCTGCCGCGGTACATGGTTCCTCAGCGCATCGTGGCCGTGGAGGAGATGCCGGTCACCGCCAACGGAAAACTTGATGGAACGGCAGTACAGGCACTCGTCGATGCCACCTCCACCGCGCTTCCCGGTCGAGGCATGCTTGCCGGGCGCGGTGCCGGGGCAGATGTCGCCGCCGCGGACGCCGACACGATCGAACGGGTGGAGGCGATCTGGGATGCGGTGCTCGCCGCACCGTCGCTGGGCCGGACCGAGTCATTCTTCGCCCGTGGCGGCGACTCGCTGGCCTTCCAGCGGATGCTGCGCCGGGTGCAGGCTGATTTCGGTATCCGCCTCAGGTTCAGGGACGTTATCGCCGATCCGTCGATCGACCGAATCGCGAGCCTGCTCAGCACTGCCGGCGACCACACGGCGCCAGAGCCGGCTGCTACCACCGCATCCCCGGACAGTGAGATCGACGACTACGGAAGCGATCCGGGAGATCCGTTTCCGCTCACCGACATGCAGATGGCGTACTACATCGGTCGGAACTCCGGATTCGAACTCGGCGGCGTTACCGAGCACTACTACGCGGAATTCGACTCCGATGTAGACATCGACCGCCTCGAAGAGTCGTTGAACCTGATCATCGAGCATCACCCGATGTTGCGCGCGGTCTTCACCGAGCACGCTACGCAGCGCATCCTGGCCGAAGTACCTCGATACCGCATAGCAGTGGACGATCTATCCCGCGCCTCGATCGGGGACATCGAGAACGCTATCGAGGCTAAGCGTGCCGAACTCAGCCACCAGGTATTCGACCTGGAAGAATGGCCGTTGTTCAGCTTGTCCGCTATCGCTGCGCCCCATGGTCGGCATCGGCTCTTCTTCAGCGTCGACATGATCATCGGCGACGGCGCGAGTCAGCGAATATTCCTTCGCGACCTTGAACTCGCCTATCGCGGAGAACGACTGCCTGATCCGGACGGTGACTACCGGACCTACGTGCTCGCATCGCGGGCGACGTCGCACGCCAGAGGTACCGACCCAGCCGACCTGCGTGCCGAACTCGATGCGATCGTGGACGACTTCCCGGCCGGCAATGTCCTGCCGAAGGTCTGCGAAGCCGCGGATCTGGTGGCGCCGACGATGCGTAGGCTGCACACGCGTCTGAGCCGAGAAGATACTCAACGCTTGTCATCAGCGGCGCGCAACGCCGAAGTGTCCGTGTCGGCGGTGCTGCTGACCCTGTACGCGTGCAGTCTGTCGCTCTGGTCGCTCGACGATGCAGTCGGGGTCAATGTGACTACCTACAACCGTGATTCCGACGTGGCGCCGGCCGAAGGCGTCTTCGGCGACTTCACCGGGTCGGTCCTACTCGGCTTTTCGGAGTTGGGTACCAGGAACCTGAAAGATCTGGTGCAAGAGACACAACGACGCCTGATCGACCATATGGAGATGGGCTACTCGGGAGTCCGACTGATCGGGGAGATCTCCGGCCGACGCGGATTGTGGGGGCAGGCGGTGGCGCCCTTCGTGTACACCTCGTTGCTGTTCGGGCGTGGCGACCGAGCGGCCGAGGAGGTGGTCAGCCCGTCGGTGCTCGGAGACGTGGTGTACGCGGTATCGCAGACTCCGCAGGTGCTGCTCGACCACCAGGTGCTCGACACGGGTGGCCGGCTGAGTATCGCGTGGGATTTCGTAGAGCAGGTCCTCGACCCGGTAATGATGGAGTGCGTGTTCGCGCACTTCGCCGCCACGCTGGACACGATCGTCGCCGACGGCACCTGGACTCTGGCGCCCGTTCCGGTGGCGGACGTGCTCCGACTCAAGAAGCAGCTCGGCGTCGGTGCTTCCGCGACCGGCGATCGACCGAGTGCGGCCATCGCCTCGGGAGTTCTGACTGTGGGTGACCCGGAGGTTATCCGGCAGGTGTGCGAACTCGCAGGTCGGGATCTGCCGACCAGAATCGTTGACCCGGATTCCAACTTGTTCGATCTGGGTCTGAGCTCGCTGCGCTTCGTACAACTGATTCAAGAGGTCCAGCGCCTCGCGGCGATCCGTATTCCCCTGGCGCAGGCATTGAATGAACCATCACCAGCCGCCATCGCCAGACTCGTGGTTGAAGCCGGTGCAGGGCAGGCCGACGGGCCGCTGACCTTGCTCAGAGCTGGTTCGGTGGAACTGCCTGTGGTCATGGTGCACGGTGGATTCGGGACGATCGATATCTACCGCGACCTGGCGCTGGCGCTACCGAACCGATATCAAGTGTGGGGATTGGACTTTCGAGACTTCGCACGCGTACACCCGCGTTGCCTCAGTATCGAGGAGATAGCCGCGTCGTACGTCACGACTATCGACGAAGCATTGTTGGGCGTCGACCACATCGTGCTCGTGGGGTGGAGTATCGGCGGAACGCTCGCTGCGGAGATGGCACGCCAGATCGGAAGCGAGCGTGCTTCATTGGTCATGCTCGACAGCTTGGCTCCGGGGCTGCATGCCGAGGTCGGTGACTTCGACGTCGAGGCAGAGCTGCGTCTCGTCGGCCCGCTGGTGAAGTCCATGACGGCCACGGCCGATCTACCGCCGGCGAGTGAAGCCTCGGCCGGCGAGGTGTGGGAGTGGGTGGAACGTTCGCTCGACGGGATCGGCGACGGTCAGTCGGCATTCGTACGCGAGATCGCGGCAAGAATTTCACCGACGCTGGTCGAAGATCTGGGCATCGTCGGCAACGGGGTCAGTCTCACTAATTTCTCGACCCTGCGCACGCTCGTCGCGGCGCGTAACGGATACCGCCCCGATGGACTCCTCGCCGATAGTGCGCTGTTCATTCTGCCCGACGACGGTGAGGCCGACAATCACGCCGATTGGGCCGACGGGTTGATCGGCGACCTTGCCCTGGTCCGGGTACCCGGTGATCACTACTCATCGGTTTTCGGCGACCGAATCGCGCCCACCGCCGACGCGATTGCTCACTACCTGGCCACCCGCCGGTCGCGGTTGGACCGAACTTCGGCAGACCAGGCTGCCGGCACGGTTGATCTGGAGGCTCCATGA
- a CDS encoding AMP-binding protein: MIKLTLYQRVSLSRIPDHPSHGSSSMRVHEVSGDHHAGEAVAQPVVHEALIDMLTCKVEEWGRGIYFATARSEDFYPYAQLYRDTIVSSARLLEAGISPGDRVLFQVADSRVLIRLFWACAFVGAVPALLPPAVSAADTVRVDRAAALMPQAAILADERTHSLLERSGSADRIVRTSQLLVDQEGDFRASLQPAEVGPESERLIQFSSGSTGLPKGIIVTERVLIGTLQTTLPQHGYRFQNSMLTWLPLAHNLSLVGFHVNSVSQDFDQIIMPTVDFLANPYVWMEAITRHRPTVTVCPNFGMKHFLSYVESRPPAEGSSYDLSSVQKVITGAEPIDANVAGEFQRRLRDYGLQENTIWTGYGMSEACLTISTAELRSELRTIQLDRDRITTGARYADIATGDGVRFVSVGRVAPSITLTIRDDDATVIGNGVVGEIHLQGPTITESAITDKGTVRHAVTDDGALPTGDMGMLHDGELYVIGRRKEIIFVNGKNYYSPDLERIIWENAAIDTVVIGRSNPDTGGEDVVVYVERGEHGDRAAVERSLTSALMRVAGVPTTQVCWIDSIPVAPNGKKLRGLVGKGSTVVAAQ, from the coding sequence ATGATCAAATTGACTCTCTACCAACGGGTATCGCTGTCGCGTATCCCGGACCATCCATCGCACGGGAGTTCATCAATGCGAGTTCACGAAGTATCCGGTGATCACCATGCCGGTGAAGCTGTGGCGCAGCCGGTCGTTCACGAAGCGCTGATCGACATGTTGACGTGCAAAGTCGAGGAGTGGGGGCGTGGAATCTATTTCGCCACAGCGCGAAGCGAAGACTTCTATCCCTACGCGCAGCTGTACCGGGATACGATCGTAAGCTCCGCCCGGCTGCTCGAAGCAGGTATCTCACCGGGTGATCGTGTGCTCTTTCAAGTGGCCGACTCGCGAGTGCTGATCAGATTGTTCTGGGCGTGCGCGTTCGTCGGCGCGGTGCCCGCACTGCTGCCGCCCGCGGTCTCCGCGGCCGACACGGTGCGCGTTGATCGGGCCGCTGCACTCATGCCGCAAGCGGCAATACTGGCTGATGAGCGTACTCACTCGTTGTTGGAGCGCAGTGGTTCTGCCGATAGAATCGTACGGACGTCTCAGTTGCTCGTAGACCAGGAGGGCGACTTCCGGGCATCGCTGCAGCCTGCCGAGGTCGGCCCGGAGTCCGAACGGCTGATCCAGTTCTCCTCTGGGTCGACCGGCCTGCCGAAAGGGATCATCGTCACTGAGCGCGTCCTGATCGGAACGCTCCAGACAACATTGCCGCAGCATGGCTATCGGTTCCAGAACTCCATGCTGACCTGGCTTCCGCTGGCGCACAACCTGTCGCTCGTGGGCTTCCATGTCAACTCGGTATCGCAGGATTTCGACCAGATCATCATGCCGACGGTCGACTTCCTCGCCAATCCCTACGTATGGATGGAGGCGATCACGCGGCATCGACCGACCGTCACCGTATGCCCGAACTTCGGCATGAAGCATTTCCTGTCCTATGTAGAATCGCGACCACCCGCGGAAGGCAGTTCCTACGATCTGTCGAGTGTGCAAAAGGTCATCACCGGTGCCGAACCGATCGATGCCAATGTGGCCGGGGAGTTTCAGCGTAGGCTTCGTGACTACGGACTTCAGGAGAACACCATCTGGACCGGCTATGGAATGTCGGAAGCATGTCTGACGATCTCCACCGCCGAATTGCGTTCGGAGCTGCGGACTATACAGTTGGATCGTGATCGCATCACCACAGGTGCGCGGTACGCGGATATCGCGACGGGCGACGGCGTTCGCTTCGTTTCGGTCGGGCGGGTCGCTCCGAGCATCACCCTGACGATTCGCGACGATGACGCCACTGTCATAGGCAACGGTGTGGTCGGTGAGATCCACCTGCAAGGGCCCACGATCACCGAGTCGGCGATCACCGATAAGGGCACCGTGCGACATGCCGTCACAGACGATGGTGCATTGCCCACCGGCGATATGGGAATGCTCCACGACGGTGAACTGTATGTGATCGGGCGCCGCAAGGAGATCATCTTCGTCAATGGGAAGAACTACTATTCGCCCGACCTTGAACGAATCATCTGGGAAAACGCGGCCATCGACACGGTCGTCATCGGCAGATCCAACCCGGACACCGGAGGTGAGGATGTGGTGGTCTACGTCGAACGCGGTGAGCATGGCGACCGAGCAGCGGTCGAGCGCTCACTCACATCGGCACTGATGCGAGTTGCCGGTGTGCCCACCACTCAGGTGTGCTGGATCGATTCCATTCCGGTTGCCCCCAACGGAAAGAAGCTCCGCGGCCTGGTCGGAAAGGGGTCGACCGTTGTCGCTGCGCAATGA
- a CDS encoding ABC transporter substrate-binding protein yields MPPNITVTDLRMTRRQLLTAIGIGSLAVAAVACGSESSTTTDEALPTGASGDIGTGGRARLAFAGSGATESLDPLGAPSAVDYARRISIFDPLFAFHDATPEPRLATGVTYEGDDLVIALREGVTFHDGSTLTSADVVFTFSRFAGPANVYPSDLLMYFDFAKARADGPLTVRVPVRGRRIGWPEAALASDSLQIVKAGTTTFTTTSTIGTGPYALSKFAPGEQTVLKRFDEYWAGPANVDELVLLSLPEPGARVNAVKTKVVDYAADVPFATAMQATSTSGIQVRTSPDNLRGSYCFAINMSRDLGKQEAFRKALRLGIDRQALVDTIMLGHGEPGNDLVGAGAKYYLDASVPKRDTDRARTLLEEAGAIGKQFRIRCFNYEVGLVDSAKLFASQLRDLGLDATVNEVTMTEAFDMKSLAADDASAFPIGAFNLPTCYGLSQSFPPLAFHDKEFGQALDRALHETTDGGRRTAWEAAQQIAADRGNWIVWGRADTLAIAADNFGGIVERESPKYPWLGKVGFVH; encoded by the coding sequence ATGCCGCCGAACATCACTGTGACCGACCTCCGTATGACGCGCCGGCAACTGCTGACGGCCATCGGGATCGGATCACTTGCCGTTGCCGCGGTGGCCTGCGGAAGCGAATCGTCGACGACCACCGACGAAGCTCTACCGACCGGCGCTTCCGGAGATATCGGAACCGGCGGTCGAGCCCGCCTTGCCTTCGCGGGATCAGGTGCCACGGAATCCCTTGATCCCCTTGGCGCGCCCAGTGCGGTCGACTACGCGCGACGCATTTCCATCTTCGATCCGTTATTCGCATTTCACGACGCCACACCCGAGCCGCGTCTGGCCACCGGTGTCACCTACGAGGGCGATGATCTCGTTATCGCATTGCGTGAGGGTGTGACCTTTCACGATGGCAGCACATTAACCTCCGCCGATGTGGTGTTCACATTTTCCCGTTTTGCCGGGCCTGCGAATGTCTATCCCTCGGATCTGCTGATGTACTTCGACTTCGCCAAAGCTCGGGCCGACGGACCACTCACCGTGCGCGTTCCGGTAAGGGGTCGACGGATCGGCTGGCCGGAAGCCGCGCTGGCATCGGACAGCCTGCAGATCGTCAAGGCCGGGACAACCACATTCACCACGACGAGCACCATCGGCACCGGGCCCTACGCTCTGTCGAAGTTTGCCCCAGGCGAGCAGACCGTGCTCAAGCGGTTCGACGAGTACTGGGCGGGGCCGGCCAATGTCGATGAGCTCGTCCTGCTCAGCCTTCCCGAGCCAGGTGCTCGGGTCAACGCCGTCAAGACCAAGGTAGTCGACTACGCAGCAGACGTGCCCTTCGCAACCGCTATGCAGGCGACGTCCACGTCCGGTATCCAGGTTCGTACGTCGCCCGATAATCTTCGTGGAAGCTACTGCTTCGCAATCAATATGAGTCGCGATCTGGGTAAGCAGGAGGCATTCCGCAAGGCGCTACGGCTCGGTATCGATCGTCAGGCTCTCGTGGACACCATCATGCTCGGCCACGGAGAGCCCGGCAACGACCTGGTCGGAGCGGGAGCCAAGTACTACCTCGATGCCTCCGTACCGAAACGCGACACGGACCGTGCGCGCACGCTTCTGGAGGAAGCCGGCGCGATCGGTAAGCAGTTCCGCATCCGTTGCTTCAACTACGAAGTCGGATTGGTTGATTCGGCGAAGCTGTTCGCGTCACAACTGCGCGATCTGGGTCTCGATGCCACCGTCAACGAGGTCACCATGACCGAGGCATTCGATATGAAGTCACTCGCCGCCGACGATGCGTCCGCTTTCCCTATCGGCGCCTTCAACCTACCCACTTGCTACGGTCTGTCACAATCGTTCCCCCCGCTGGCCTTCCACGACAAGGAGTTCGGGCAGGCATTGGACAGGGCTCTCCACGAGACGACCGACGGCGGCCGACGGACGGCATGGGAGGCAGCGCAGCAGATCGCCGCCGACCGGGGAAATTGGATTGTCTGGGGTAGGGCCGACACGCTGGCGATCGCGGCAGACAACTTCGGCGGGATAGTGGAGCGAGAATCACCGAAGTACCCATGGCTGGGCAAGGTGGGATTTGTTCACTGA
- a CDS encoding ABC transporter permease: MFTDRESTSPAVRSLPGVLTRYLISRIAATAAMLLLLSVIVFIGVDLLPGDPVSVREGRLGPERAAELRSQMGLDRPVLDRYIDWLTGILKGDLGTSATGVRVADLLGHRLANTAILVGIVGIVAVPVSLALGLWLGWRRGSVADTAASAIIVGVQSIPDFIWAGLWVLIFALTLGWLPALSLVPPGESPLAQPEVLVLPVVTLGATAVVYATRVIRAAAATSYLSDHAEFLQLNGFSILSVTRLAVLPTVVPAAVQVWVVSLTTLLGGTVMVEGVFGYPGIGEALINAVSGGDLPVAQTFALLLATIAATALLVTDTAGMVVRHRTGRQR, translated from the coding sequence TTGTTCACTGATCGAGAGTCGACCTCGCCTGCGGTTCGCTCGCTACCTGGAGTACTGACCCGCTACCTGATCAGCCGGATCGCAGCGACGGCCGCCATGCTCCTTCTGCTTTCGGTGATCGTCTTCATCGGAGTTGATCTGCTTCCCGGTGATCCGGTCTCCGTTCGCGAAGGTCGACTGGGCCCCGAGCGGGCAGCTGAGCTCAGGTCCCAGATGGGACTTGACCGGCCAGTACTCGACCGATACATAGACTGGCTCACCGGCATCCTCAAGGGAGACCTGGGAACATCGGCGACCGGAGTGCGGGTTGCCGATCTGCTGGGGCATCGTCTCGCGAACACTGCCATCCTGGTGGGAATCGTCGGAATCGTGGCGGTACCGGTGTCGCTGGCGCTCGGACTCTGGCTCGGATGGCGCCGCGGCAGTGTCGCCGATACCGCGGCATCGGCGATCATCGTCGGCGTGCAGTCGATTCCCGACTTCATCTGGGCAGGACTGTGGGTGCTGATCTTCGCCCTGACGCTGGGATGGTTGCCCGCGCTGTCCCTCGTGCCGCCCGGTGAGAGTCCGCTCGCGCAGCCGGAGGTGCTGGTGCTGCCGGTCGTCACTCTCGGTGCCACCGCCGTGGTCTACGCTACCCGGGTCATTCGCGCCGCCGCCGCCACGTCATATCTGTCTGATCACGCAGAGTTTTTGCAGCTCAACGGTTTCAGCATACTATCGGTGACGAGGCTCGCGGTGCTGCCCACGGTGGTACCGGCGGCCGTGCAGGTGTGGGTCGTCTCATTGACCACGCTGCTGGGCGGAACCGTGATGGTGGAAGGCGTATTCGGATACCCCGGAATAGGCGAGGCTCTGATCAATGCGGTATCGGGGGGCGACCTGCCTGTAGCACAGACATTCGCTCTGCTGCTGGCGACCATCGCGGCGACCGCTCTGCTGGTCACCGACACGGCCGGCATGGTCGTCCGGCATCGGACCGGAAGGCAACGATGA
- a CDS encoding ABC transporter permease has product MIGPLLAPFDPAESVAAPFQGATSSHWFGTDQLGRDVFSRVLCGGRSLIGTAAIGTLLAVTLGAVIGVGSVIVGMHRRALGYLLTRPTDALAVLPPLITSIVILTAVPTRTGIVIAVVAGSTPLSARVFAELARPITYRVHVEAALARGERLPWMFGREFAPLLILPFFADFGVRFTGAIYLVAAAGVLGIHSGDDDWATQVATSLSTADLAPLTLLAPLLCIAVLCVAVNLAADSALDRGQETA; this is encoded by the coding sequence ATGATCGGACCACTCCTTGCACCTTTCGATCCCGCCGAGTCCGTGGCCGCGCCGTTTCAGGGCGCCACATCGTCACACTGGTTCGGAACGGACCAGCTCGGGCGGGACGTGTTCTCCCGGGTGCTCTGCGGCGGTCGATCCTTGATCGGCACCGCAGCGATCGGCACCCTCCTCGCGGTCACACTGGGTGCGGTGATCGGCGTGGGCTCAGTCATCGTCGGGATGCATCGCCGGGCCCTCGGCTATCTGCTCACTCGCCCTACCGATGCGCTGGCAGTCCTCCCGCCGCTGATCACCTCGATCGTGATCCTCACCGCGGTGCCGACCCGCACCGGTATTGTCATCGCGGTGGTCGCCGGGTCCACTCCACTCTCGGCACGGGTCTTCGCCGAACTCGCCCGGCCGATCACCTACCGCGTACACGTGGAGGCGGCCCTCGCCCGGGGTGAACGCCTACCGTGGATGTTCGGCCGTGAGTTCGCCCCGCTACTGATCCTACCGTTCTTCGCCGATTTCGGCGTTCGCTTCACCGGGGCGATATACCTCGTGGCGGCGGCCGGTGTTCTGGGTATTCATTCCGGTGACGACGACTGGGCCACGCAAGTGGCTACCTCACTCAGTACCGCGGATCTGGCGCCGCTGACGCTGCTCGCACCGTTGCTGTGTATCGCGGTGCTATGTGTGGCGGTCAATCTGGCGGCCGACTCGGCCCTCGACCGTGGTCAGGAGACGGCGTGA